In Corticium candelabrum chromosome 1, ooCorCand1.1, whole genome shotgun sequence, the genomic stretch ggaccggttttcatttacttcctacgcccctgaTTGAGTGTGCGTCCGACCTCATTGAGTGTATATCTAGAAACACTAGCAGCGTAATTTTAACATGATAACACACCATATCTCTCACGCCTATGCTTAGACCCGCCTTTCCTCACTAGTATACGTACGTTGCCAACTCGTTTTAGACATTTTTGCAAGCGCTCGAGTTCGAGAAACATGAAGGTCGTCGTCTGTTTCGTTTTGGCTCTCGTCGTCGTTGGTACCGTGTCCGGCGTTTCGATCGCGCAAGCAAAGAAGCCTTTTGAACAACAGGGATCCGAGTCGTTCAACGGCACCGACATCGACTACTTGAAATTAGAGGAGACTCGTGCTGACGGTCGAAATTCGTACTCTTGTCTGCCTGATGGTCATCTGTGCTGCTGCTTGTGCTATTGTTTTCCTTCTTGCTCACAGTGTTGCAACGGGTCGAAAGGATGCTCTACACAACCTCGATGCAAGAACAAGTGCGGCTGGTAGCAGCAGCGGAAGTTGGTGTATGAGTGACACGACAATGTTGAACAAAGACAATTGAGATGGAACTATCATGATCGCGTAGTTTAGCGAGAAGTCTGACGATTTTAACATGGTCAGGAAGCTGCAGATCGCATTTAGAATGTTTTTGACGTGGCTGCTTAGTTAATgcaaacagctgtagctaaaCGCAATAAATGtgcaacaataataatatatcTGTGTCCCGACACGCTCAAATATACAAACGACAAATTTGGTTTGCTTGCACGcgattaacttaattaagtaaattgtGAAAGGGTGACTTTCTAGCACGTGTGCATTTCGATTCCAGCAGGAGTTTAACTAAACGAGTTGTAATTGCCAGCCGATGCTGTGGTCTTTACCTTCACAACGACCTGACCTTACAGCAGACACTCTAAATTGAATCTGTCGTTGATGCTCCATGCATCTGACCATCTATCTGACCCTCCGTGCAGCTGACTAGACACTTCATCTGATACTTTAGCGGAATCTTCATCTGCCGTCCCAGCTCCATCTCACGCTCTATCTGACCTTCCATCTGATCCTCCATCTGACACTCTGTCTGACTCTCCATCTGACCCTCCGTATGACCCTTTATCTCACTGTCCATCTAAAGCCCGACGACGCTAGCTCGAGCGCCGTGCTAGCATCCTGGACGTCGACACTGTCAACATGTCAGCGTCCACGACGCTTGCACGACGCTCGGCTAGCGTCCACAACTCTTGCACGACGCTCGGCTAGCGTCCACAACGCTGTagtagagaaaagttctaatcgagcGTCATATCCGCAAGTGACCAAcgtccgatgacatcacgtgctcaCTTTTAACCAATCGAAGGACAGTCAGCGCAACTGGACGTATCTTAGCTATTTTATTTGTTCACATGACATCAATGGAAGTTTTCATCAAGTGTGTTCGTGGTTTTACCTGCCTTTGGCAAGTCCAGTTTTAATAATCtctattatcattattattaatcaaaaAGAATACTTATATTGCTTATTAATAAGACAATTGGTATAACAGTGCAGACTTAGTATAAACTCTCTCTGATCAAATTTTGTGGCTCTTAAAAAGCCGGTTGTAGTTCCTAGAAAAGCCAGATGTCGACGCTGAAATATCTTGGTATGGAGCGCTAGCGTCTTCGCTGAATCTCGTTTGAGCGTCCctgtcagcgtccaggacgctcgcaaaACGCTGTGTCAGCGTACGCGGTACTGTGAATCGGGCTTAACCCCCATTTGATCCTCCACCTGACCCTCCATCTGACCTTCTATGTGactatccatctgtccatccatctgacCCTCTATCTGACCCTCCATTTGACCCTCCAGCTGACACTCTGCTGAATCTTGAACTGTACTTCCGAAAGGAGGGTTTAGAATGTCGCTAAAAAGGAGGAGCCAATAGACTAGACTCGCATACTTGCAGACTTGTTTCTTCATAATCTTCAGTGTCTTCAAGCTTGCTGCGTGGGGACCACAAGCCCAAGGTCTCAAATACAAAAGGGTAAAACCTCTTCATGATGTCGTTAGTCTTTATCACATTGTCTTGCCTCTGCTGCCGCACCTTCTTTTCTTGCCGCTGCAACAATACAATTTCTAGATTTTGGCAATGAATTTCTGACTGTGACAGCGAAGACCTGGTTTGCCATAAAACAGTCATAGGAGATAGTTTCGTGACGCTCAGATAATGCGAGAATAGAAACGGTACTGTACTCGCAAAAGGAAGACCTGCATGTTGAAATTTTGTTATTACCAATGAGATTATTCCGAATAAGCGAAGCATGGCAATGCGCCCACAGATCTCTTTTTGTATATTATTATGACCTACTGGTATtgatattatattataatgtGTTGCCGTCGCAATTTCGAGAAACGTTCTAAGCAATCGGCGCTGATCTTCTATCGATCGACAAATGCAAACCAAcaagttatttaattaagaatgtACATCTACACTCTTGAAAACACGGATGTGTAAGAAACTCCTAGGCAACACGTTTGGTACACGTCTAGGTGTAGTCTGCAACGGTCCAGGCTGCTTCCTAATAGTTTCCGTTCGTGCAATGTCGGCACCGCCTACGTACCGCCTATAATTCACTTCAAAAATGTCACTTCAGGAGTGGCGGAGAAGGGTGAGCTAGGTGGTGCATGGCCTACCCAACTTCTGAAAATGGAAATTCCGCCATTGGGCTTTTGGCGAGAACTTTCGGTAACATTGGCtgaagtaattaaataaattagctatttttaCGTTTACTGTAGGCGGGGTTTGTCCACGCAAGACCTGGCCCACTGAAGCCTTCCAACGGCCCTACACTTCGAATACCAGCAAAGCAATAGTTGGTGTGGCGACTTCTCAAAAGCTGTTGTATATAAATCTatgtcaaatcaaatttgtgtttatttaattatgcaATCAAACACAGATATCATCGCCATTAAAAACCGTAAAATGATAAACCACACGTCATTTTTCCAGTATATGCAGACACATAACTAAAATACTAACGTAAAATAAGATTTCAAAGAAATGATAGCTATGCACCAAACGTTTTTGTTACCGTATCCCAAATAGAATCCGTTCTAATAGGCACGTCCCAAGGAAGAAACAGTTTAATCCAGATATCGCCcttgtttttgtattttggACAATACCACTGGACGTCGTCACACCACATGTACTCATTGTTTCTTACATCTAGACATTCAATTTTACCTTCTTCGTAAGCGAGTCTAAACCATTCGTTCTGCCTAGGGGCTACAGCCAGCAGCACAGCTCGACTTGCACTGGTTTCAACTTTAGTGACTTTGTACAGGATATGATTGTTTCGCAGTGTTGGTTTGCATGGTAATCTTACACGCCAGTAGTCGAGATTTTGTGATTCCCCCGTTGGGTAAGGAGATATGTTTGGAATTCCCCCACGATATAAAGATGCATCAAAGAAAACACCCTCGGGTGGGTTTTCTTCAGACACCAAGATGCCATCGTACTTTACGCTCCAATCTATTCCAGCAGGATGAATTCTTGGATGACATTTTCTCAGATAGATGCCATACTTATCTAAGAAATTCATAATCAATTAGACAAAAAGAATTACTTatgtaattatttatttaatttactaAGCTTATGCCAAAATCTTAATTAAGCGTACtacattttaatattaatgatccaatttatttacaattaaaattaatttttaaatagaTTTTGATATTAGTTAAACACAGGATGTCTTTACAATGTATCTATTTCTAAGAGCAATATCACGTTTCCACTGGACACTAGACTCTAAAATCGTGCCACGTATAGTAGAGAGTGATAATGGTCAAACAAAACGGCCGTTATTAACACAATCAAATACATTTAGTAGAGTAAAGTAATGGCCATCTTTAGTTTGAACCTGTGTATGCAGCACAACGCCCAGGGTATAACCATAAATTCTTGCTACATTTTAACCATTATACACTAGCAACTTTTATAGAAAGCTTTGTTTTGCATATGAAGGTTATCTGTCGCAcgcacgctcacacacacacacacacacacacacacacacacacacacacacacacacactcacatacacgcTAGAAATGGCAATAAAATAGCACAATACACAATACAGAAGGTCAAGAAACTCAATTTGTATAGCCTACTACTGTCCTGTTTTTCGCAAGATACTaactactctctgtttgcgttCGTTCACTGTAGACTCTCTAACATCGTCTATTCCTGGTCCCTTTCTGTGCGCTCTTGCTAGCATTCAAATACCGCAAATAGTTTACTAGCAAGCCTTGTAAACCAGACCTGCGGGCGAGAACAACAGTCTGCCATCTAGTCTCTTGAGGCAGAGCGGTATACTATCACGAAAATGGATGTCTACAATCACTAAACGTTTTAATTCTAATGCCGTAGTAACCGTGAGACACAAAAATCACTGCCGATAGACTATTGGCTTGAGGCATACCACAGCATGCGCACTCCACTGTGTCTACACAAACGTTAGTAATAAATGTTGGGTTCtaacaaacagagagtagaCAATGCAGTTGTATTGCACAATAGGGACTTGAGTAGGCCCGGTCCTGCCCCTCAATAGATGTGGCCTCGAGTCTTACGATTGTAGGCTAATAACAGTTAGCTTTGCCAAGTTTGGAGGCCTAGCGACGTCTTTGCAGCGCCTCCGTATATTTATCAGTACAATCGGTAGCTAggtaaattttatttaaaggTCAGTACGTGTCCAACCGGAAAAcaaaattgtttgtattggaaaTTTACCTCTTACAGTTGCCTCATCAGGAAATTCAGCTTGCTTGCACCTTGTCACATGACGCACGTGAGTAATCCGTTCAAAATTGTGCTCTCCAAAGTCATCACGACCTTGATACATTGCCCCTAGGGGTTAGACTTCGCGTGAGTATCTGGAAATGTCCCGAATTCTACTGCTAGCAATGAACCGCCCATTCCAACAAAGTATCGTCACACATGATTGGCGCCTATTTCAACACCTACCTTGCACCTGCTGCAGTACAAGGCTAGAGATCATCGCCAGTGCCTCTGCGGATGAGATACACTACTTGCATTTCTGCAGTTTGACGTTTCTCATTGCGGTGAATTGTGCTATTTCTTCACAACCATTATGCCGAAAGCAATTATTGGAATCGTTCCCGTTTTTGTTCTGCTCTGCTTTGCTTTCTCTTGCTGCAGTGGCGCTGCTTTGCGATGCAATCTCCATCCACCTTACATCACACAACGCCCAGCACCCATTACAATCACTCGCGATGCTACAGAGCTTAGAACTGCCGTTTCTTGTCGCCATATTCGTAAATCTTTGTCGTTGACCGCCCTGAAATCGGCAGTCAACATTGCTGTCGTTTCTTTCACTCGACGACAAGAGCACGCCGCGCTACTGAATGCCATTTTCGTTCTGCACAATCTTGAAACGCTGGGATTACAATCAATTCTTTCACAGGGTAAGGTGAAGAGAGCCACGGACACCTTAAACAATGCCATCGACGAGTCACGTGTTGGTGAAGTCACACAGAGTTGGCTCATTTCCCTAGACCAACTTTACCATCTGGAACAGTTAAGGAGAGAATCGATATCACGACGTAATGAAGCCGTCGTCGATTTACTAAGGATTTTACAGCAGAGTGGATCTCGGAGAGTATTCAGATTTATCAGTTCTTATTGTCCGAAGCTGAGCGAGGCATGGAGCAAACACCAACTCTTGCATATGCGTTGCAGTGCAAACAGGATCGATGGCGCCGAGTGGTACAGAAATTCTATAATTTTGGAATCTTCGCATCGCATCTTTCCAAGTCCTATTCGTTATGGCACGACGTCGTATCTCAACATTGTTCATCCTCGTATTCTGGATGCCGGACTGTATAACTGCAAAATTAGACGTGGTTGCAGTTATACTATATCAGACAACGCTTTGGTCAGATTCATCATAAAAGGTAACTAACTATCTTCTCATAATATATATAGTGATCTAGACGACATTTTGTAGAAAAgttatttatatgtttgtttgtgcatttgtgtttgtttgttcgtggGTTTATATACTGCtcaaaacaaaagcaaactTTGCCAAAATTGCCAAACAACCAATGATATAATTTCttcattgtttaattaacatgtataatttataaaaatgCTGAACTGCCATCACAAATGCGTCACCGCAAGTAGTGACAAAGTCATCACCGTATCGGTAGATATACCATCACATTtaagtatgcatgtatatgtatgtatgtgtgtgtatgtacgcgcgcgcgcgcgcgcgcgcgcgcgcacacacacacacacacacacacacacacacacacacacacacagacacacacacacgcacacacacacacacagacacacagacacacacacacacacagacacacacacacagacacacacagacacacacacacacacacacacacacacacacacacacgcaacgcacgcacacacacacacacacacacacacacgcgcacgcacacacacgcacacacagacacacacacgcacacacacacacacacagacacagacacagacacatagacacacagacacacacacagacacacacacacacacacacacacacacacacacacacacgcaacgcacgcacgcacacacacgcacacacacacacacacacacacacacacacacacacacacacacatgtatatatagcaaaatggctgcagtctGTTGTTTACAGGTGATGAATCTACTGAATACTATCCTCTATGTGGTACTACTGAGCGACGTTGTATCATAACCGGTAAACACGCATATGTAAACATTGGTGACAACAATGTAAATTCAATAGACGAGGTCGTAGTGAACAACAGCGTCATCGACGTGATAAAACTGTCTTCTATCGATAGTGCTACAGTCGTCAACTCACATCTTAATACTTTAATCGTTTCAGGCAAACACGAAATCAAGAGCTTGTATATCATCAACTCAACTGTCGTCCGAATAAAAATAGAGAATGTCACCGTAAAAGATATGCGATTTTTTGACTCATCCGCTTGTTCAGGACACATGTCTCAAGTTTTAGTACTCAAAGGTAACTTCTCGAACTCTCTTATCACTAAGTTTTCGTTTAATAATTCTACATTGAGTAACACTCGTCTGCGCAACGTGACAATGAACCACGTTGCTTTGTCAAATGTCACATTTCTCAACAACGTCCACGTTGATGTCTTGTTTGGCAATGTCAATCTGACTAATTTTACTATTACACAGTCTAGTTTGACAAATACGACGTTCTTACAAATGACTGGCTCTAACAAACAATTGACCAACACAAGTTTGTACAACGTGTCGTACATCAATTTTACGGTTGCAGGATACTTTGCAGTCAATGTAAGGGGCCGTCCGTAGTTACCGAATGATTTTAAAATCCGAACAACGTTCgaaagtgggtgggtgggtcagAAGGCTGTTCGAATTAGAAATCATTTgatcactgcgcatgcgcagattTCTTTATTGTCCAGTGGTGATGAAAAAGCAGCTGACTCTCTTTGGTGTACggaagaggaagagagagCCTTTCTTCCAACGCAGTGCAGATGACAGTGATTACACACGAGTGATCGAAACTCTGTGGCAGCAAGATGCTGGACAGCGCACTCGCAAGGACTTCTTCAAGTGGGCGCAAGGCCAATGGCGTGACAAGTACTCGAAGGACAGGAAGGCAAGAGATGATGTGATAGCCAAGAGCGTTGGAGTCCAACAGGGAATGGACAATGCGGACGAGAAGGCGGCGACGACTGGTTACTTCCGGCGATTGGATGAACCGGAACCGAAGCGTTCACACCTATCTTGTCATGGCCGTCATGACCAGGTTAGTATGGTCGCTTCGGTATCCACAGATGGCGACGACATAGAGGTAGCTAGTGGAGGGCCCGAAGCAGAGTTCTTGAATGCTATTGGGATTGACTCCTCTCAATTGCTGACGGAAGATGTTGTAGGCAGATCAGATTTTATGGGCGTGTTACGTCAGTGCGCGAGACAGTGGCTGGCATACAAACAGGTACAGGCGACATATGAAGCACACGCAAAGTGGCGTTGGGGACATAGTCAGCTCATTCGAGCAGAAGATGAGCTGGTGACGGAAGAGAAGAAACTGATGGCTGCAATGTGTGATGTTGCTCAGGTAACCGTGAGTGCCACAAACTTCCTGAGTGTTTCATTTGTGCGCATGGCTTTTGCTACTGTTTAGTAGAGTACACGATGTGATTTTGTTCGATAAATAGAAGTGGGTACAGCGTATAATAGCTGCGAGGAGAAATTGTTTCATGACTATGGACAGCTGTTAGGAttaggtaggtgggtgggtgggtaagaAGAAATTCTAACGTTGTTCGGATTTTAAAATCATTCGGTAACTACGGACGGTCCCTAAGTAAGAACGAGACTAGAGAAGTCAATGGAACGTGGTTTGAGTACGTTATCGCGAATGTGACTAGTTCCAATGCCTACAAATCAAACGTTTCGATAGCAAGTCTCTATCGATGGCAGGATAGGTCACCGTTGATATCAAATCAAAACTCCGATTGGCATTGGTACCCCATTTTAAACATTTCCTATAATGTGGTTAGTGTAACCAACTACACTCTTGTTAATGCCACGTTTGCCAACGTGCGATTTACAAATGTCTCATTCGATGTTTATACAGCATTCAACTCTACATTTTTGAACTGTTCTTACGTCAATGTCTCATTTGTTACCGTCACTCTATTGAACGTGTCTTCGGTCAACTCGTCACATaccaacatgtcatctatTATGGTAACACAAGTCAATACCACGTGGATCAACACGACTGAAACTAATACAACTTTATCCATGTTTGCATGGAAAAACGTTACATACCTGAACTTGACGTCACTATCTTCTACAATGATCAATGGAACTATGCTAGACATAAAATATGTCAATGTCAAGTTCAGAAACGATACATGGGTAAACATATTTGGTTCTGCTTTGTTGAAAGTAAACGTGACATTGTTTGAGTTTGCTGCTGCTAACGTAACAACGTGCGAcatcacaaaacaaaatgtGACGCTTGTCAACTCGACGTTGTTTATGTGCACAGAATGGAATGCAACACTGTTCAACACTTCGTACTACAATGTTACATCTATTGGATGCAGAGCCGTCAACGTTACAGATCGAAATGGTACAATTATAAACAGCACATATATTGATTATTCTCTCATCAACGTGACCACAATAGCAGCTTACGCACAGAACGTGTCCTATTTCTTGGGCTTATCTGTTAAGAAAGTTTCCGGGTACACATACAAACGTGGCTGTAGACATTACACTTATAGAAAGTCTCGTTACAATTACTATTATTACTACAGAGAGTATCACTTTAGCTTCTATGACTTTATAAAGGACTGGCGGCAACGGAATTATTTCTCATGGATCTACAAACAAAGTGAACATTTGTTCAATCACTTGCAAAAACTTGATTTTTACTCTCAAAGTGGTACAAATTTTGCTCCATTTGAAAATGATGTACTATCGTCTAACATTACCTACCGATCTCGGTGTTGGACCCAATACTGGAAGAACTGGTGGTCTGCAAACGAAGCTAGATGGCGTCAACAGCAAGATCGATGGCAACGAGAAACAAGCTATACAACGTGGTGGTTTAGGCCAACAGAGACGTTGTGGAATGTATGGAGAGACTACTGCAATCGTTGGCGGTCAGACCTTCTACGCAATGACTGTGACAACTGTTTTACAAACTGGACAATCTTTAACAGCAGTTTTGTCAATGCGAATTTTAACGGCACCAATTTCAAGAATTCAACGTTTGTCAACACAAAAATTGTCAATACAACTATAGTCAATACAACCATATTCAACACGACGTACACAAACAGTTCATTTAGTAGAGTTCTAATCAGTAATCTGAGTATTAGCAATTGCAATCTTGTCAACACTTCGTTTATCAACATGGTGACAATAAACGGAACGTACACAATCGTTAACTCCTTTTTGCACAACGTCTCTTACATGAACTTTAATGTGACGGCGTATACTGCGATCAACGTGTTTGAGAACATGACTGTTGAAGTGAATGGAACATGGTTCAGCTACAAACTCGAAAATGTGACCAGCTACAATACGCATAAGACAAACGTTTCAATAAAAAGTTTACATCAATGGCGCCGCGGACTTGTGTCATTAGCAGACAAGCCTTACAATTGGAAATGGTTGCCGGCTATCTGCAGCTTGGATAATATGGCTAATGTCACAAACTACACTCTCATTAATGCCACTTTCACAAACGTTAGCTTCCTCAATGTATCATTTGACGCTTATACTGCAATCAATTCCACATTCGTCAACTGTTCTTACGTCAACGTTTCATTTGTAAACGTCACTTTATTGAACGTGTCCTCAATCAATTCCACACGTAACAACGTGTCATATGTAATGATGACACAAGTCAATACTACGTGGATCAACACGATTACTGCTAATACAAATTTGTCTGCCTTTGTTTGGAAAAACGTCACGTACGTTAACCTAACGTCTCTAAATACTATGATGGTAAATGGAACCATGTTGGACATGAAATATATCAATATGACTTCCACGAACGAAACTTGGCTGAACTTATTTGCTTCTAACGTGCTCGAAATAAACGTGACGAAACTAGACTTTACCGCAGCGGATATAGCAATTTACAACATCACGAAACAAAACGTGACTCTCGTCAACTCGACACTGTTTATGTGCACGGAGTGGAATGCGACGCTGTTCAATATGTCATACTACAATGTTACGTTTTTTGGATGTAGAGCTGTCAACGTAACAAACATAAACGGAACAATTGTGAACGGCACATACATTGACCATTCAGCAGTCAATGTGACCATAATAGCAGCCTACTTATACAACGTGTCAAACATTTTGGGAATACCAGGTGTAAAGAAATACCGTTATACCCATCGTTATGGATTATATTATGAACCTTACCGTTATGTCttctactactactattaTAACTACTACTATATGTACTTATATTACTACAAAAGATATGGTTATCGTATTTCATATAATTCCTTTGGGGACTTCTACTATCGTTACGGAAATTTGCTCAAACAGTTGAAAACGCTTGAATCTGTGTCTCAAAGTAGAATAGCTTTTGTTCCGGTTGGAAACGAAGCAGCTACATGTTGGTACAAACCTTTGAAATGGCCTTACTACTTTGATCAATGGAAATGGAAGAACTGGTGGCATGAAGGTGTATCTCTGTGGCGTCAACAGCAAGAGTGGcggaaagaagaaagaagttATTCTTCGTGGTGGTTTAG encodes the following:
- the LOC134196264 gene encoding uncharacterized protein LOC134196264, producing MRRFLYCPVVMKKQLTLFGVRKRKREPFFQRSADDSDYTRVIETLWQQDAGQRTRKDFFKWAQGQWRDKYSKDRKARDDVIAKSVGVQQGMDNADEKAATTGYFRRLDEPEPKRSHLSCHGRHDQVSMVASVSTDGDDIEVASGGPEAEFLNAIGIDSSQLLTEDVVGRSDFMGVLRQCARQWLAYKQVQATYEAHAKWRWGHSQLIRAEDELVTEEKKLMAAMCDVAQVTVSATNFLSVSFVRMAFATV
- the LOC134196288 gene encoding uncharacterized protein LOC134196288; protein product: MINGTMLDIKYVNVKFRNDTWVNIFGSALLKVNVTLFEFAAANVTTCDITKQNVTLVNSTLFMCTEWNATLFNTSYYNVTSIGCRAVNVTDRNGTIINSTYIDYSLINVTTIAAYAQNVSYFLGLSVKKVSGYTYKRGCRHYTYRKSRYNYYYYYREYHFSFYDFIKDWRQRNYFSWIYKQSEHLFNHLQKLDFYSQSGTNFAPFENDVLSSNITYRSRCWTQYWKNWWSANEARWRQQQDRWQRETSYTTWWFRPTETLWNVWRDYCNRWRSDLLRNDCDNCFTNWTIFNSSFVNANFNGTNFKNSTFVNTKIVNTTIVNTTIFNTTYTNSSFSRVLISNLSISNCNLVNTSFINMVTINGTYTIVNSFLHNVSYMNFNVTAYTAINVFENMTVEVNGTWFSYKLENVTSYNTHKTNVSIKSLHQWRRGLVSLADKPYNWKWLPAICSLDNMANVTNYTLINATFTNVSFLNVSFDAYTAINSTFVNCSYVNVSFVNVTLLNVSSINSTRNNVSYVMMTQVNTTWINTITANTNLSAFVWKNVTYVNLTSLNTMMVNGTMLDMKYINMTSTNETWLNLFASNVLEINVTKLDFTAADIAIYNITKQNVTLVNSTLFMCTEWNATLFNMSYYNVTFFGCRAVNVTNINGTIVNGTYIDHSAVNVTIIAAYLYNVSNILGIPGVKKYRYTHRYGLYYEPYRYVFYYYYYNYYYMYLYYYKRYGYRISYNSFGDFYYRYGNLLKQLKTLESVSQSRIAFVPVGNEAATCWYKPLKWPYYFDQWKWKNWWHEGVSLWRQQQEWRKEERSYSSWWFRPTEGLRKMWNEACYYQQSRFLNASCDSCFINLSILNSSLVSVVFNSTDFINATIVNTRIVNTTTFDVTYTNFTIVNSSLTNTSFLQVRGRNTRVINTTLYNVSYINFTIAGYSAINVIENMTVEVNGTWYNYTLCNVTSYNARKTNVSIESQYRWQQRVLRYYVYDFYKLPWLYPVIDIFTVNITDYTLVNATFTNVNSTNVSFDSYTAINSTFINCFHVNVSFANITLLNVSSINSTHTNSSSIMMTQVNTTWINTTNINVTLSYFVWKNVTYLNLTSQNCSMTDGNILDIKFVNVTSRNRTWANVFMSGLTEINVTLSDFATSNITTWNITRRNVTFINSTFFMCTEWNVTQFNTSYYNVTFIRCKAVDLQDRNGTIVNSTYIDYSMINVNITARYMRNVAFTGVEDYTATYTPNYKCYFGSYHDFFFYNRCYRKSYQLLKYWEYNYSPWTLNRHDHLLDHLKKLTLYHYNSIEFVSLYGPLYYCPHVPWPNFCHKWKWSYQWYRSRFDWYLKLEQWTKKESIVKWRFNFIEQWNN